Genomic segment of Iocasia fonsfrigidae:
TTATTAATTAAAGCAGCTATTTCAATATGTAACATGGCAATACCACAATCCAATCTTTTACTTTCAATGTCACTTAATTTATCCAGGGTAATTTTAATTTCTTTAGCATCCTCACTGACAATAAAACGCCACGGCTGCCTATTTACAGCAGAAGGGGCAAGTCTTGCCAGACAGACCGCATCCTTAATCCAGATTGGCCAGTGCTGATTATAATCTGGACACAATTCTTCTAAAGGTTTCCTTTGATGACTACCTGCTATTTTTTTCATTAATTTCTCAATAATACTCTGCTTATTGCTACTATAACCGACAGGAGTAATTGCCACTACTTTCTCTGAAAATCCAATAGAGAGCTGGTCTTCAACAAGTTTAGGTTTAAATGTACCACTAATCCAACAACTAGCTAATCCTAATGATGTTGCTTCTAAAATACACATCTCTCCAAGGTACCCAATTTTCTCATAACAGTGTCTATCATTTTTATCTACTATAAAAGCAATATATGACCTAACCCCTTGTATAAATCCATATGAAGCAATGATAGATTGAATAACTTTACTACCTCCATCATCAATAAATTCTGCACGAACACCATTTACTTCAGTATTAGCTTGAGCAATAAATTTAAGCAATCTTTCCTTTATATTCCCTACCAAAGGCTGCTGATTATATGTTCTAATAGAGTGTCTTATTTTAACAGCATCCCTCCATCGCTGAACAGGAAAATCCATGTAACAACCTCCCTTTTCTTCCGATATTAGGCAAATTGATTAAATCACTCATAAATTATTCTCCTTTTTAATAATATTCCCCCCCCGAGTTAAAAAAACTAAAATAACAAAAACATTACCACACATAATTTCTGCATCAAGCGAATATTCCCTTTATTTGAATTAAACTTTTTCTAATTTAACATTGTTATAGTTATTCAAAAATTGAAATTTTTTATCTAAAGTAAAATAGAATTCCCCTCAATAATTTTGTTATTGAGGGGAACTTTTGATTCAGATATTACCTAAATGTAAGGTTAATCTATATCAATATTCATCTCTTTCATTGAACAATTCATATCACAACCATCACAACTACAGTTTCCTTTACTTTGTTTACAGATACTTTTCCAGAGATACCAGATACTAAAAACAACAATCCCAACTACTATCAATATATCCATTATATATCACCTTCTTTTTTGGTAACAAAATTATTTAAATCCTCAATAATACTTAATATAAGAGACTACCCAATTGATAAATTATAAAAGCTATTATCCAAGCTATCACAAAGGTATATATTGCTGAAAATATTGTCCATTTCCAGGAATTTGTTTCTCTCTTAATAGCACCTAAGGTAGCTACACAAGGGGTATATAGTAATGTGAGTACCATCAGAGAATACGCAGATAAGGCAGTAAAGTTTTGAGCAATAGCTGTACTAAGACCTGATTCACCAACACTATATACAACCCCCAAAGTACCAACAACAACCTCTTTAGCCAAAATACCAAATATCAAAGCAGCAGTTGACTGCCAGTTACCCAGTCCTAATGGGGCAAATAATGGTGATAAGAAACTACCTATTTTACCTATAAAACTGTGTTGGCTGGCATATTCCACACCTAAAGGGAGACTTGATAATAGCCAGATTAAAACAACTACACTAAAAATCAAGGTCCCAGCCTTTTTAATAAAGAGACGGCCGCGTTCCCACATATGAATAATAGTACCTTTTAATGAAGGCATTCTATATTGAGGCAGTTCCAATACAAAAGGGGAAACAGCTCCCTTAAACAAAAAGCTTTTAAATAATTTAGCCATTACTATAGCTACTAGAATCCCTAGGACATATAGAGAAAAAATAACATTACCCTCATTACCAGGGAAAAACACTCCAGCAAAGACTACATAAACAGGTAAACGGGCAGAACAGGACATAAAACTATTCACCAGTATAGTAATCATACGATCACTTTTATTCTCTAGTGTCCGTGTAGCCATTACCCCAGGCACATTACAACCAAAACCAATTAATAGCGGTATAAATGACTTGCCATGTAAACCAAAACTACTCATTAATCTATCCATAACATAGGCTGCTCTGGCTAAATACCCACTATCTTCCAGGATAGATATACAGAGAAAAAGCAGAAAGATATTTGGTATAAAGACCAGCACAGAACCAACACCACCAATGATTCCATCAACAATTAGTGAAACCAGGAAATCTGAAGCATTTACAGCCAGTAATAGATTGGAAGCCAGTGTCCCTAGAAAGGCAAAAAACTCTTCAACCCAGCCTATCATTGGATCACCCAGGGCAAAGGTTATTTTAAAAACCGACCACATAGCCAGCAGAAAAATGGGAATACCCAGATAGCGGTTAGTTACTATCCCATCAATCTTATCAGAGAAGGAAACCTTTTCTTCAACAGACTTGGATTTCTTGACAGTCTTCTCAATTAATTCATTAATAAAACCATATCTCATATCTGCAATAATTGTGTCACTTTCTTCTCCTGTTTTACTCTCTATTCGTTGGATACATTTTTTTATTTCTTCTAACTGCCTTGCACTAAGCCTATGTTCAACATCTTCCAGAATATGTTCATCCTGTTCCAATATTTTCAGGGCTAACCATCTAATATTATATTTGACTTTTAGTTCATTATTCATAACTACAATCTCAGAAATACTCTTTATTTCTTCTTCGAGTTCATTACCATAATTAATTTCTAATGGTTTTTTATCTCTACCGGCAATGTTAACAGCAGTAGAGACTAACTGTGTAACACCTTCACCTTTAGAAGCAGATGTCTTAACAACAGGTATGCCTAAAATACTGGATAATTTATCAATATCAATCTTCTGCTGTCGTT
This window contains:
- a CDS encoding nitroreductase family protein, with the translated sequence MDFPVQRWRDAVKIRHSIRTYNQQPLVGNIKERLLKFIAQANTEVNGVRAEFIDDGGSKVIQSIIASYGFIQGVRSYIAFIVDKNDRHCYEKIGYLGEMCILEATSLGLASCWISGTFKPKLVEDQLSIGFSEKVVAITPVGYSSNKQSIIEKLMKKIAGSHQRKPLEELCPDYNQHWPIWIKDAVCLARLAPSAVNRQPWRFIVSEDAKEIKITLDKLSDIESKRLDCGIAMLHIEIAALINNIQGGWNYLNKPDIAVYVKK
- a CDS encoding FeoB-associated Cys-rich membrane protein, with amino-acid sequence MDILIVVGIVVFSIWYLWKSICKQSKGNCSCDGCDMNCSMKEMNIDID
- the feoB gene encoding ferrous iron transport protein B, with the translated sequence MELKSSYPENNIVIALAGNPNSGKTSMFNQLTGARQHVGNWPGVTVERKEGTLKYKDNLVNVVDLPGTYSLGAYSEDEVVAKDFLLYHSPDVTVNIVDTTNLQRNLYLTLQLLEMGANTVLALNMYDQVEKRQQKIDIDKLSSILGIPVVKTSASKGEGVTQLVSTAVNIAGRDKKPLEINYGNELEEEIKSISEIVVMNNELKVKYNIRWLALKILEQDEHILEDVEHRLSARQLEEIKKCIQRIESKTGEESDTIIADMRYGFINELIEKTVKKSKSVEEKVSFSDKIDGIVTNRYLGIPIFLLAMWSVFKITFALGDPMIGWVEEFFAFLGTLASNLLLAVNASDFLVSLIVDGIIGGVGSVLVFIPNIFLLFLCISILEDSGYLARAAYVMDRLMSSFGLHGKSFIPLLIGFGCNVPGVMATRTLENKSDRMITILVNSFMSCSARLPVYVVFAGVFFPGNEGNVIFSLYVLGILVAIVMAKLFKSFLFKGAVSPFVLELPQYRMPSLKGTIIHMWERGRLFIKKAGTLIFSVVVLIWLLSSLPLGVEYASQHSFIGKIGSFLSPLFAPLGLGNWQSTAALIFGILAKEVVVGTLGVVYSVGESGLSTAIAQNFTALSAYSLMVLTLLYTPCVATLGAIKRETNSWKWTIFSAIYTFVIAWIIAFIIYQLGSLLY